From one Peredibacter starrii genomic stretch:
- a CDS encoding YheT family hydrolase, which yields MEKSIIESLKEVKRSIPPCLPPLWARTGHLQTILGYLLPSEKVTEDGIHINVTLEKETERIHSTYLKGSSQTVVYLFHGLGGSADSAYVQRAAILARKMGHHVFINNHRGCGLGAGLAVEPYHSGRSEDLSKVIAYGREMLPNHKHIAIGFSLSANALLLLAASVRGEVQPDFAIAVNGPINLDRASIKLGKGLNKIYDKRFTNDLERYMKVNRPQDVGDFSLVKDLRDFDERYTAPLGGFKNRADYYETCSAKQYLPKINIPTVIITAEDDPFIGIEDYREAQYSPTTVVHIEKHGGHVGYVARDGLGYKRWLDLAIGKYLGVI from the coding sequence ATGGAAAAAAGTATTATTGAGTCATTAAAAGAAGTTAAGCGGTCAATTCCACCATGCTTGCCACCTTTATGGGCCAGAACTGGGCATCTTCAAACTATTCTGGGTTATCTTTTACCTTCTGAGAAAGTGACCGAGGATGGAATTCACATCAATGTGACCTTAGAGAAAGAGACTGAAAGAATTCATTCGACTTATCTAAAAGGCTCGTCTCAAACAGTCGTTTACCTTTTCCATGGACTTGGTGGAAGTGCAGATTCAGCATACGTTCAAAGAGCAGCGATACTCGCCAGGAAAATGGGCCATCACGTTTTTATAAATAACCATCGAGGTTGTGGATTGGGTGCCGGTCTTGCGGTTGAGCCGTATCACTCAGGACGTTCTGAGGATTTGTCCAAGGTAATCGCTTACGGGCGAGAGATGCTGCCAAATCATAAACATATTGCTATCGGATTTAGTCTAAGTGCGAATGCTCTACTTCTCCTCGCTGCCAGTGTTCGCGGAGAAGTACAACCGGATTTCGCTATAGCAGTTAATGGTCCGATTAATCTTGATCGTGCTTCGATTAAGTTGGGGAAAGGTCTGAATAAGATCTATGATAAGCGCTTCACCAATGACCTTGAAAGATACATGAAAGTTAATCGTCCGCAGGATGTGGGTGACTTTTCATTGGTCAAAGACCTTCGCGATTTTGATGAACGTTATACGGCACCATTGGGTGGATTCAAAAATCGAGCTGATTATTATGAGACCTGTTCGGCCAAGCAGTATCTGCCAAAGATTAATATCCCAACCGTGATTATTACGGCCGAGGATGATCCATTTATTGGGATCGAAGATTATCGGGAAGCTCAGTACTCTCCAACAACTGTGGTTCATATTGAAAAGCATGGTGGCCATGTGGGGTATGTGGCGAGGGATGGATTGGGTTATAAGAGATGGCTGGATTTGGCGATTGGGAAGTATCTTGGTGTCATATGA
- a CDS encoding FIST signal transduction protein translates to MESILTAYSNNQDEDKACEELSQKLHGKDAKLNFLFCSRSYDPAKMSAAFNKHFNASTIGSTTAGEISPEGFSDDSIVGISFHGDEFESDLISIPDLNDENEEAIIDLKKQFHAIQARHEKSLKTGKTFAVLLIDGLSVQEEEYVSIIDDILKGVPLIGGSASDKLEFKSTLVYSNGVLQENTATLAIITTTIPFEIFKVQHFMETDKRFVITNADPKTRTVHEIEGYPAGQFYADLLGVQLSDLSPTVFSKNPVMLKMGDDYYVRSIQKMNPDLSLTFYCAIDSGLVLRLGSLKSLHETTSDFFMDLANNLGGFKTCIFFECILRRLEIMEMSQEERDRITELYRKNNALGFHTFGEQFGGVHVNQTLTGVAFGKRRV, encoded by the coding sequence ATGGAATCAATTTTAACGGCCTATTCGAATAATCAAGATGAGGACAAGGCATGCGAAGAGCTCTCTCAGAAACTGCATGGAAAAGATGCGAAGTTAAACTTCCTTTTTTGTTCCCGTTCTTATGATCCGGCAAAAATGTCTGCTGCGTTCAATAAGCACTTTAATGCCTCGACGATAGGTAGTACCACTGCTGGAGAAATTTCTCCTGAGGGGTTCTCAGACGATAGCATTGTGGGCATTTCCTTTCATGGAGATGAGTTTGAATCTGATTTAATTTCGATTCCCGATCTTAACGATGAAAATGAAGAAGCTATCATTGATCTAAAAAAGCAATTCCATGCCATTCAGGCACGCCACGAGAAGTCTCTAAAAACAGGTAAGACTTTTGCCGTACTCTTAATTGACGGTCTTTCTGTACAGGAAGAAGAGTATGTCTCTATTATTGATGACATCCTGAAAGGAGTGCCACTGATCGGTGGTTCTGCCAGTGATAAACTTGAGTTCAAATCGACCCTCGTTTATTCAAATGGTGTCCTTCAGGAAAACACAGCAACTTTGGCGATCATTACAACCACCATCCCATTCGAGATATTCAAAGTTCAGCACTTTATGGAAACGGATAAACGGTTTGTCATTACAAATGCCGATCCTAAGACGCGTACTGTTCATGAAATTGAAGGTTATCCTGCGGGACAGTTTTATGCAGATCTTTTAGGTGTACAGCTTTCTGATTTGAGCCCGACTGTTTTTTCAAAGAATCCTGTTATGCTCAAAATGGGCGACGACTATTATGTTCGAAGCATCCAAAAGATGAATCCCGATCTTAGTTTGACCTTCTACTGTGCAATTGACAGTGGTCTGGTGCTAAGACTTGGATCATTAAAATCCCTGCATGAAACAACGAGTGATTTCTTTATGGACCTGGCCAATAATCTGGGTGGTTTCAAGACCTGTATATTCTTTGAGTGTATCCTACGTCGTTTAGAAATTATGGAGATGTCACAAGAGGAACGGGATCGCATAACTGAGTTATACAGAAAAAATAATGCCCTGGGGTTTCATACTTTTGGAGAGCAGTTTGGAGGAGTTCACGTTAATCAAACCTTAACTGGAGTGGCGTTTGGAAAAAGAAGAGTCTGA
- a CDS encoding sensor histidine kinase translates to MEKEESEKVEQLLKEIERLKKVNSALMDRVEGRLSSGKGPFSLFEKNVNLASQVKERTIELEELTLALKHEKNKLSGIIQTLPGSIIIFNKNFHVDSSFDTLLETSFIPKHGLVLGEVVGEELSEIVKSHVNRIDKNHEVVLFDFFTEINGREVSYMCSVSSRDLHQYILYIQDNTEKYMQDRVIKNQEAKILQSSKLASLGEMAAGVAHEINNPLAVIDVATESLKKQIKRNNINNPSIINMVNVIESTVARISKIITVMRTISRESPNFHKEDVFLMDIINDVFALCAEKFKHNSVDLRLTIPPSMLKHVIYCDRIQISQVLLNLLNNAFDAIEGDKGAWIHVGFVDNLTHDYIQVENSGKRIPESIVPKIFNPFFTTKEVGKGTGLGLSISKSIMENHLGSIELAATEHTRFVLKLPKRSSL, encoded by the coding sequence TTGGAAAAAGAAGAGTCTGAGAAAGTCGAACAACTCTTAAAAGAAATTGAGCGACTTAAAAAAGTTAACTCAGCCCTAATGGACCGAGTGGAAGGTAGACTCTCTTCGGGGAAAGGTCCGTTTTCTTTGTTTGAGAAAAACGTCAATCTGGCCTCACAGGTCAAAGAAAGAACCATTGAATTAGAAGAACTGACTCTTGCCTTGAAACATGAGAAGAACAAACTCTCAGGTATCATTCAAACTCTTCCAGGTAGTATCATCATCTTCAACAAGAATTTCCACGTTGATAGTTCCTTTGATACTTTGCTTGAAACCAGTTTTATTCCCAAGCATGGACTTGTACTGGGAGAAGTCGTTGGTGAGGAATTAAGTGAGATTGTTAAGAGTCATGTTAATAGAATAGATAAGAACCATGAAGTTGTACTTTTTGACTTCTTCACCGAAATTAATGGCAGGGAAGTCAGTTATATGTGTTCGGTCTCTAGCCGCGATCTTCATCAATATATCCTTTACATCCAAGACAATACTGAAAAGTACATGCAGGACCGAGTGATTAAAAACCAAGAAGCGAAGATCCTTCAGTCATCGAAGCTTGCTTCCCTTGGGGAAATGGCCGCAGGAGTTGCCCACGAAATTAATAACCCCCTTGCCGTGATTGATGTGGCAACTGAAAGTCTTAAGAAGCAGATCAAGCGAAACAATATTAACAATCCATCCATCATCAATATGGTGAATGTGATTGAGTCCACGGTGGCAAGAATTTCTAAAATCATCACGGTGATGAGAACCATCTCCAGAGAAAGTCCTAACTTCCATAAGGAAGATGTTTTTTTAATGGATATTATCAATGATGTTTTTGCTCTTTGTGCTGAGAAGTTTAAGCACAATAGTGTTGATTTAAGATTAACCATACCGCCATCAATGCTTAAGCATGTCATCTATTGTGATAGGATCCAAATCTCTCAAGTCCTTTTGAACCTACTCAACAATGCCTTTGATGCCATTGAAGGGGATAAGGGTGCATGGATCCACGTCGGTTTTGTAGATAATCTTACTCACGACTATATTCAGGTAGAAAATAGCGGAAAACGCATCCCTGAAAGCATTGTTCCTAAGATTTTTAATCCTTTCTTTACTACTAAAGAAGTGGGGAAAGGTACCGGGCTCGGTCTTTCTATTTCAAAATCTATTATGGAAAATCATTTAGGCAGCATAGAACTTGCGGCCACAGAACACACTCGTTTTGTATTGAAACTTCCGAAGCGATCGTCTTTATGA
- the mdtD gene encoding multidrug transporter subunit MdtD: MKSSSSDRTLLWLVAIGFFMETLDSTIVNTALSSMARDLGKSPFSMQLVIISYALTLAVLIPLSGWLTDRFGTKRVYLGAIITFTLSSLMCAMAPTLNWLVFARVLQGAGGSMLLPVGRLAVLRAFPGDKYLPALSFVTMPALIGPLIGPTLGGWIVQYFSWHWIFLINIPIGIIGCFATYKAMPQDDFIIKRKFDILGFLQLAIFMVCVSVAFDAISEKQYSNGVILFLFIFGLASLVSYGLKAAKNHDSLLSLELFKTRTYSIGILGNLFARIGTGCMPFLLPLFLQTSLGYSPMESGMAMLPLAFAAILAKKVVLPLVNRFGYRKFLMGNTILVGIGIASFYFTSNFGNEYLRMLQFFIFGAFNSMQFTAMNTLTMKDLEKRLSSHGNTMFSMVQMLSMSFSVAAASSLLSTFLANHEMLRAFHMTFFCMGALTCTSAWIFGQLNLAEVAEKEVPVVSED; encoded by the coding sequence ATGAAAAGTTCCTCATCAGACAGGACACTTCTCTGGCTCGTGGCCATCGGTTTCTTTATGGAAACCCTCGACTCAACTATCGTTAACACGGCCCTTTCATCAATGGCACGAGACCTGGGGAAAAGTCCTTTCTCTATGCAGCTCGTGATCATCAGCTACGCTCTTACTCTTGCAGTATTAATTCCTTTATCTGGTTGGCTCACTGATCGCTTTGGAACAAAACGTGTTTATCTCGGCGCCATCATTACATTTACATTGAGTTCTTTAATGTGTGCCATGGCACCAACGCTTAATTGGTTAGTGTTCGCGCGTGTCCTTCAGGGCGCGGGTGGCTCGATGTTGTTACCGGTTGGTCGCCTTGCCGTACTTCGCGCTTTTCCTGGCGACAAATATCTTCCGGCCCTAAGTTTTGTGACCATGCCAGCGTTGATTGGACCACTCATTGGCCCAACTCTTGGTGGATGGATCGTTCAATATTTTTCGTGGCATTGGATCTTCCTTATTAACATTCCAATTGGGATCATTGGCTGCTTTGCTACTTACAAGGCCATGCCTCAGGATGATTTCATTATTAAGAGGAAGTTCGACATCCTCGGTTTTTTACAACTCGCCATCTTCATGGTGTGTGTGTCTGTGGCCTTCGATGCAATTTCTGAGAAACAATATTCTAATGGGGTGATCCTCTTTTTATTTATCTTTGGCCTCGCTTCACTCGTGTCCTATGGCTTGAAAGCGGCCAAAAATCACGACTCTCTTCTTTCTCTGGAATTGTTCAAAACTAGAACTTACAGCATTGGTATTTTGGGAAATCTCTTCGCGCGAATTGGTACAGGGTGTATGCCTTTCCTATTGCCACTGTTCTTGCAAACAAGTCTTGGCTACTCTCCGATGGAATCCGGCATGGCCATGCTTCCACTTGCCTTTGCAGCGATCCTGGCGAAAAAAGTTGTACTGCCTTTGGTGAACCGATTCGGTTATCGCAAGTTCCTTATGGGCAACACCATTCTCGTTGGTATTGGTATTGCAAGTTTCTACTTCACGAGTAATTTTGGTAATGAGTATCTTCGCATGCTCCAGTTCTTTATCTTCGGTGCCTTCAACTCTATGCAGTTCACGGCCATGAATACTCTTACGATGAAAGACTTGGAGAAACGTCTTTCGAGTCACGGCAATACAATGTTCTCAATGGTTCAAATGCTCAGTATGAGTTTCTCAGTCGCTGCCGCCAGTTCTCTTCTTTCAACTTTTCTTGCTAACCATGAAATGCTTCGAGCATTCCATATGACCTTTTTCTGTATGGGTGCACTTACCTGTACTTCTGCCTGGATTTTTGGCCAGCTGAATTTGGCCGAAGTTGCTGAGAAAGAAGTCCCTGTGGTTTCTGAAGACTAG
- a CDS encoding YeiH family protein — protein MTLAHFIIPIAALLSLTPWISSGVALVMGLVIALSIGNPYILKIKNWTHKLLAISVIGLGAGMDLGVIAKATKDGFAFTVISISGTFIVGMILGKLLKTEKDTSLLVTVGTAICGGSAIAAVAPVIRAKHHEVTVSLGIVFLLNAAALFIFPAVGHYFHLTQWQFGVWSALAIHDTSSVVGSTLQFGAEALSIGTTVKLTRALWIIPVAMMVSLWGSKTNKEENGEKQKAKRPWFILGFIIAASLVTFFPELKPVGHFVEGLSRKLMVLTLFFIGSGLNRETIRNVGIKPFIQGVVLWIIVAGTSLFFISLS, from the coding sequence GTGACACTTGCACATTTCATCATACCGATTGCTGCACTTCTTAGTTTAACTCCTTGGATTTCATCTGGTGTCGCTCTTGTTATGGGACTTGTGATTGCTCTTTCCATCGGCAATCCTTACATTTTAAAAATAAAAAACTGGACCCATAAACTCCTTGCCATCTCAGTAATCGGACTAGGGGCAGGAATGGATCTCGGAGTAATTGCAAAAGCAACAAAGGATGGATTCGCTTTCACAGTCATCAGCATCTCAGGCACATTTATCGTTGGAATGATTCTCGGAAAACTTCTTAAAACAGAAAAAGATACTTCATTATTAGTTACAGTCGGTACTGCCATTTGTGGTGGCAGTGCCATCGCTGCTGTCGCCCCCGTTATTCGGGCCAAGCATCATGAGGTCACGGTTTCTCTTGGAATTGTGTTCTTATTGAATGCTGCTGCTTTATTTATTTTTCCAGCAGTAGGGCACTACTTTCATTTAACACAATGGCAGTTTGGCGTCTGGAGTGCACTTGCAATTCACGACACGAGTTCGGTTGTAGGCTCTACACTGCAATTTGGAGCTGAGGCCCTGTCAATTGGAACAACCGTAAAACTCACTCGAGCTCTTTGGATCATACCGGTTGCGATGATGGTGAGCCTTTGGGGTTCTAAGACGAATAAAGAAGAAAACGGTGAGAAACAAAAGGCCAAGCGTCCTTGGTTTATTCTGGGCTTCATTATTGCCGCAAGTCTTGTGACTTTCTTTCCTGAATTAAAACCTGTTGGTCACTTTGTTGAAGGTCTATCAAGAAAGCTGATGGTTCTGACACTGTTTTTTATTGGGTCCGGATTAAATCGCGAAACCATTCGCAATGTGGGAATCAAGCCATTTATTCAAGGTGTGGTTCTTTGGATTATTGTGGCGGGAACTTCGTTGTTCTTTATTAGTTTAAGTTAA
- a CDS encoding HD-GYP domain-containing protein has translation MLDDFFPVRLNTIRPDEAITFDLYLKLTTRYVHYIHCNEELEGERQKKLKSHGVRKVFIKTADEDAYLSYLESGLSVLKNSNLDIASKGSIAHDSLITAAENAERILETESGFNKQKKQFEKVSEFLSTEKGALKSILASAGVSMDNNHHAATVSSLCLAVAAKAGLEDKTEIFELGIAALLHDIGKNRLKFNYMKPWAEFTPAEQKQYKNHPQDGADMLAGKPYINPRILGLIAAHEEKGEGRGYPEKVNLFKKPLTYQILSMVNAFDHFCFEENLLAAQAIDPFFEKNGQFYDESLISVLATVLT, from the coding sequence ATGCTTGATGACTTTTTTCCAGTCCGGTTAAATACTATTCGTCCAGACGAGGCGATAACTTTTGATTTATATCTAAAATTAACCACTCGGTACGTTCATTATATTCATTGTAACGAAGAACTTGAAGGAGAACGTCAGAAAAAGCTTAAATCTCATGGTGTGAGAAAGGTTTTTATCAAGACGGCCGACGAAGATGCCTACCTTTCTTATCTGGAAAGCGGACTTTCAGTTCTTAAAAACAGCAATCTCGATATCGCTTCGAAAGGCTCCATTGCTCACGACTCTCTTATCACAGCCGCTGAAAACGCTGAGCGAATTCTTGAAACTGAATCTGGCTTCAATAAGCAGAAAAAACAATTCGAAAAAGTGAGCGAGTTCTTATCCACGGAGAAAGGTGCTTTAAAGAGCATTCTCGCCTCTGCTGGAGTATCGATGGATAATAACCATCATGCTGCTACCGTCAGTAGTCTTTGCCTGGCAGTGGCTGCAAAAGCGGGTCTCGAAGATAAGACGGAAATTTTTGAACTTGGTATTGCCGCTCTTCTTCATGATATTGGAAAGAATCGTCTGAAGTTCAATTACATGAAACCATGGGCAGAATTCACTCCCGCCGAGCAAAAACAATACAAGAACCATCCTCAGGATGGTGCTGATATGCTGGCCGGTAAACCTTATATCAATCCGAGAATTCTAGGTCTGATTGCTGCTCACGAAGAAAAAGGTGAAGGCCGCGGCTATCCAGAGAAAGTAAATCTCTTCAAGAAGCCACTCACCTATCAGATCCTAAGTATGGTGAATGCTTTTGATCACTTTTGTTTTGAAGAAAATCTTTTGGCCGCACAGGCGATTGATCCATTTTTTGAAAAGAACGGTCAGTTCTATGATGAGAGTTTGATTTCAGTATTAGCGACAGTTTTAACTTAA
- a CDS encoding DEAD/DEAH box helicase: protein MSDFKNLGLSNELAQNLAELKYVSPTPIQSEAIPLILKGHDLLGIAQTGTGKSAAFLLPIIQQTNNCEVRKAEPLVLILAPTRELCIQIDESIQAYAKNLSLKSCAIFGGVEQEGQVKRLQEGVQIVVATPGRLLDLVEQKLLRLAKVESFVLDEADRMLDMGFIDDINFILEKLTERKQTMLFSATMPAEIQKLASTILRDPKTVEVTPVSSVAKNIEQKVIFCKKTEKFQLLKKILKEEEIELVLVFAKTKNIVDNIVEYLAQNRRAARAIHGDKTQEERERAILHFKEKVVKILVATDIASRGIDIDGVSHVINFDIPIDPESYVHRIGRTARAGKAGIAISFCDEEEKPSLEKIQKLSAIKFKTEKFHGGGGEGYKVKAVAKKTTAPTPGKSQEKNAWLDHSKRQTLQSDGSKRVHPGMKNNKKKRR from the coding sequence GTGTCCGACTTTAAAAATCTTGGTTTAAGTAATGAGCTTGCGCAAAATTTAGCGGAGCTAAAATATGTATCTCCAACTCCGATTCAATCTGAGGCCATTCCTTTAATACTTAAAGGTCATGATCTTTTGGGAATTGCCCAAACTGGAACGGGAAAATCTGCGGCCTTTTTACTTCCAATTATTCAGCAAACAAACAATTGTGAAGTCAGAAAAGCTGAGCCCTTGGTGTTGATCCTCGCGCCAACTCGCGAGCTATGTATTCAGATTGATGAGTCCATTCAGGCCTATGCCAAAAATCTCTCATTAAAAAGTTGTGCGATCTTTGGTGGAGTGGAGCAAGAAGGACAAGTGAAGCGCTTACAAGAAGGAGTGCAGATTGTTGTTGCTACTCCGGGACGCTTACTTGATTTGGTAGAGCAGAAGTTGCTCCGTCTGGCAAAGGTTGAATCATTCGTTCTGGATGAAGCAGATCGTATGCTCGATATGGGTTTCATTGATGATATTAACTTTATCCTCGAGAAACTGACCGAGCGAAAGCAGACGATGCTTTTCTCTGCGACCATGCCTGCTGAAATTCAGAAACTCGCTTCAACAATTCTTCGCGATCCTAAGACGGTAGAGGTAACTCCAGTTTCATCAGTCGCAAAGAACATCGAGCAGAAGGTCATCTTCTGTAAAAAAACAGAAAAGTTTCAGTTACTCAAAAAGATTCTGAAGGAAGAAGAAATTGAATTGGTTCTCGTTTTTGCGAAAACCAAAAACATCGTTGATAACATCGTTGAGTATCTTGCCCAAAACCGAAGGGCAGCACGTGCCATTCATGGTGATAAAACACAGGAAGAGCGTGAACGAGCAATTCTTCACTTTAAAGAAAAGGTCGTTAAGATTCTTGTGGCAACAGATATTGCCTCACGTGGAATTGATATCGATGGTGTGAGCCACGTTATTAATTTTGATATTCCTATCGATCCAGAAAGTTACGTTCACCGTATTGGAAGAACCGCTCGTGCTGGTAAGGCCGGGATCGCCATTTCATTTTGTGATGAAGAAGAAAAGCCGAGCCTGGAGAAAATCCAAAAACTTTCGGCCATTAAGTTCAAGACTGAGAAATTCCATGGCGGCGGCGGTGAAGGCTATAAAGTCAAAGCAGTGGCCAAGAAAACCACAGCGCCAACTCCCGGAAAAAGTCAGGAAAAGAACGCTTGGCTTGATCACTCAAAGCGCCAAACACTTCAAAGTGATGGGTCTAAACGAGTGCATCCTGGTATGAAAAACAATAAGAAGAAAAGAAGATAG
- a CDS encoding DUF488 domain-containing protein gives MARKTIYTIGHSTHPTREFMKILKSYGIELLVDVRHYPGSRHCPQFGKARLRKNLERNGIQYKHLLALGGRRRVDKESELNVGWRSPQFRGYADYMQTQEFKEGLKELMNLASKSKVAIMCSEAVPWRCHRSMIGDALLSYRFLVLDILSDKIVRPHNLTSFAEVHGKIITYPEQAA, from the coding sequence ATGGCAAGAAAGACTATCTATACCATCGGTCATTCTACACATCCCACTCGCGAGTTCATGAAGATTCTGAAGAGCTACGGCATCGAGCTCTTAGTAGACGTAAGGCACTATCCAGGATCTCGGCACTGTCCACAATTCGGAAAAGCTCGCTTAAGAAAGAATCTCGAAAGAAATGGAATCCAGTATAAGCACTTACTGGCTTTAGGCGGAAGAAGGAGAGTGGATAAGGAATCCGAGCTCAATGTGGGATGGAGAAGTCCTCAGTTTCGAGGATATGCCGATTACATGCAGACACAGGAATTCAAAGAGGGATTGAAAGAACTCATGAATCTCGCCTCAAAATCGAAAGTCGCCATTATGTGCTCTGAAGCAGTTCCCTGGAGATGCCACCGTTCTATGATTGGAGACGCTTTACTGAGCTATCGCTTTCTTGTGTTGGATATCTTAAGCGACAAAATTGTTCGACCTCATAATTTAACATCATTTGCAGAAGTTCATGGCAAAATTATTACTTATCCTGAACAAGCAGCTTAA
- a CDS encoding low affinity iron permease family protein → MKDRFHKFASKVSLICGSPYTFGVALLTIITWIFSGPFFGYSDTWQLIINTGTTIITFLMVFLIQNTQNRDARAIHLKLDELIRANKHARNQMIELEALSDEELDKVHKELLAYHKKTEKRIEDVQVHRSKRKK, encoded by the coding sequence ATGAAAGATCGTTTTCATAAATTCGCCTCTAAAGTCTCATTAATCTGCGGTTCCCCTTACACATTCGGTGTGGCCCTCCTCACTATTATTACCTGGATTTTTTCGGGTCCATTCTTTGGTTACTCAGACACCTGGCAACTCATCATCAATACGGGTACTACCATCATTACTTTCCTAATGGTCTTCCTGATTCAAAATACACAAAATCGTGATGCTCGCGCGATTCACCTGAAACTTGATGAACTCATACGGGCAAATAAACATGCTAGAAATCAAATGATCGAACTGGAGGCACTAAGTGACGAAGAGTTAGACAAGGTCCACAAGGAATTGCTTGCGTATCATAAAAAGACAGAGAAAAGAATTGAGGATGTACAGGTCCATCGTTCAAAAAGGAAGAAATAG
- a CDS encoding tRNA-binding protein: protein MHVTHDSTAPASPNITFEDFLKVDIRIGTIISANPFPEARKPAYQLLIDFGGTIGKKKSSAQITTQYSLDELVGRQIAAVVNFPPRQIGKFMSEVLTLGFPNENGEVILFSPDKAVPNGARLF from the coding sequence ATGCACGTAACACATGATTCTACTGCACCTGCTTCTCCCAATATCACTTTCGAGGACTTCTTAAAGGTTGATATTAGGATCGGAACCATCATTTCTGCCAATCCATTTCCTGAGGCCAGGAAACCGGCCTATCAACTCCTGATTGATTTTGGTGGAACTATTGGTAAGAAGAAATCCAGTGCTCAAATCACAACTCAGTATTCTTTGGATGAATTGGTAGGAAGACAAATAGCGGCCGTTGTGAATTTTCCACCAAGGCAAATTGGAAAGTTTATGTCAGAGGTCTTAACTTTAGGTTTTCCAAATGAGAATGGGGAAGTGATCTTGTTCTCACCAGATAAAGCTGTTCCCAACGGCGCCCGCTTATTCTAA
- the soxR gene encoding redox-sensitive transcriptional activator SoxR, with the protein MAKFDQEILKAELSVGEVAERSGVAVSAIHFYEEKGLISSRRNKGNQRRFKRDVLRIISLIKVAQGLGIPLEAIKNALDTMPKNRQPTGEDWQKLSKKWKEDLNERIAKMTLMRDQLNHCIGCGCLSLKECPLRNPLDKLSKKGTGAVLLE; encoded by the coding sequence ATGGCCAAATTTGATCAGGAAATTCTCAAAGCTGAGCTAAGTGTTGGAGAAGTCGCAGAACGCTCAGGCGTCGCTGTATCCGCCATACACTTTTATGAAGAAAAAGGTCTTATCAGTAGCCGTAGAAACAAAGGAAATCAACGTCGCTTTAAACGAGATGTTTTAAGGATCATCTCTCTCATCAAAGTTGCACAAGGGTTGGGCATTCCTCTTGAGGCCATCAAAAATGCTTTGGATACAATGCCAAAGAATCGTCAGCCCACTGGTGAGGATTGGCAGAAGCTTTCAAAAAAGTGGAAAGAAGATCTCAATGAAAGAATTGCGAAAATGACTCTAATGAGAGATCAACTCAATCATTGCATCGGATGTGGATGCCTTTCACTTAAAGAGTGCCCTCTAAGAAATCCGCTCGATAAACTTTCCAAGAAAGGTACAGGTGCCGTTTTATTAGAATAA
- a CDS encoding CBS domain-containing protein: MLVSEVMHEGVTVAQVTDSIKTVAQLMRDNDIGAVPIYDNEKPAGFVTDRDIVISCVADGASLDGAISEAMSPEFIAIAKDKDVTEAARIMEDKQISRLLVVDGNKPVGIVSLQDLAQGTENPELKSEVLQEIKH, from the coding sequence ATGTTGGTATCAGAAGTTATGCATGAGGGAGTTACTGTTGCACAAGTAACTGACTCAATTAAGACTGTCGCTCAACTGATGAGGGACAATGATATTGGTGCAGTACCAATCTATGACAATGAAAAACCGGCGGGCTTTGTTACAGACAGAGACATTGTCATTTCGTGTGTCGCTGATGGGGCCTCGCTAGACGGCGCCATTTCTGAGGCCATGTCTCCAGAATTTATTGCCATTGCAAAAGATAAAGATGTTACAGAAGCGGCAAGAATTATGGAGGACAAGCAAATTTCAAGACTTTTAGTCGTTGATGGTAATAAGCCTGTTGGCATTGTCTCGTTACAAGACCTTGCTCAAGGTACGGAGAACCCCGAATTGAAATCAGAAGTTCTTCAAGAAATTAAACACTAA
- a CDS encoding BON domain-containing protein — MPGKHRDNSTRLNIERNLGTSGRYAPNDDYSLYRRDLDRLGAGRNGRVFVDEALEREVDKAGMVHQRRPALRLQEDYFGKGPKGYKRSDDRIRDEVNEALYLSREINASEIEIEVTDGLVFLRGKVESRPIKRLTEEVIENIAGVIDVRNELTF, encoded by the coding sequence ATGCCTGGAAAACATCGTGATAATTCCACTCGATTAAATATTGAGAGAAATCTAGGAACAAGTGGAAGATATGCTCCGAATGATGATTATAGTTTGTATCGCAGAGATCTCGATCGCCTGGGAGCCGGCCGAAATGGAAGGGTCTTTGTTGATGAAGCGTTAGAACGAGAAGTTGATAAAGCGGGAATGGTCCATCAAAGAAGGCCAGCTCTGCGCCTTCAAGAAGACTATTTCGGAAAAGGACCCAAGGGCTACAAAAGATCTGATGACCGTATCCGCGATGAGGTCAATGAAGCGCTTTATTTAAGTCGAGAGATTAATGCCTCTGAAATCGAAATAGAAGTCACTGATGGCTTGGTCTTCTTAAGAGGGAAAGTAGAAAGCCGTCCTATTAAACGACTAACTGAAGAAGTGATTGAGAACATTGCAGGAGTCATTGATGTCCGCAATGAACTGACCTTTTAA